From the Desulfovibrio sp. Fe33 genome, one window contains:
- a CDS encoding 4Fe-4S binding protein — translation MAQSEKKNVCMTQNHDACKGCGSCILQCPKNALSFSDTVNRKGYNVVDLDQEKCIQCAICYTVCPDYVFERVEAR, via the coding sequence ATGGCCCAATCTGAAAAAAAGAATGTCTGCATGACGCAGAACCACGACGCATGCAAGGGCTGCGGCTCATGCATTCTGCAATGCCCCAAAAATGCCCTGTCGTTTTCCGACACGGTGAACCGCAAGGGCTACAACGTCGTCGACCTGGATCAGGAAAAGTGCATTCAGTGTGCGATCTGCTACACCGTCTGCCCGGATTACGTATTTGAACGAGTGGAGGCCAGATAA
- a CDS encoding IclR family transcriptional regulator, translating into MKLNRTAYRVTEILRLLADSPEGMTLTEIGAALDLPKASAFDIVQTLRKTHFLRETNKRYAIGFMVYEVGGAYSKGKDLYAAAQPILEELANQLNMAGSIVTYEKGTLNYVIEHRPIGSIVSPIASSGMDFVHASASGKCLIAFMSDARQRKAFSLLSFKRFTDRTILNAVDFMEDLQKIRSRGYAVDDREFNELMTCVSTPIFRCKQAVATLTLSGLQLDPQVIPGIADKMIEKAKQISRELENG; encoded by the coding sequence ATGAAACTGAACAGGACCGCATACAGGGTAACGGAAATATTGCGGTTGCTCGCCGACAGCCCGGAGGGAATGACGCTCACCGAGATCGGCGCAGCCCTGGACCTGCCCAAGGCGAGCGCGTTCGACATCGTGCAGACCCTGCGCAAAACGCATTTCCTGCGGGAGACCAACAAGCGGTATGCCATCGGCTTCATGGTCTACGAGGTGGGCGGAGCATACTCCAAGGGCAAAGACCTGTACGCGGCCGCACAGCCCATATTGGAGGAGTTGGCCAACCAACTGAACATGGCCGGTTCGATCGTCACCTATGAAAAAGGGACGCTGAACTACGTCATCGAACACCGCCCCATCGGGTCCATAGTCTCGCCCATCGCCTCAAGCGGCATGGATTTCGTCCATGCGTCGGCTTCCGGCAAATGCCTGATCGCGTTCATGTCCGATGCACGGCAGCGCAAGGCGTTTTCCCTGCTGTCCTTCAAGCGGTTCACCGACAGGACCATCCTGAACGCCGTCGACTTCATGGAGGACCTGCAAAAAATCCGCAGTCGCGGCTACGCAGTGGACGACCGGGAATTCAACGAGTTGATGACCTGCGTTTCGACACCCATCTTCAGGTGCAAACAGGCCGTGGCGACACTGACCCTGTCCGGTCTTCAGCTCGACCCCCAGGTGATTCCCGGCATTGCGGACAAAATGATTGAAAAAGCGAAACAGATTTCCAGGGAGTTGGAAAACGGCTGA